In Lolium perenne isolate Kyuss_39 chromosome 5, Kyuss_2.0, whole genome shotgun sequence, the sequence CGAATCGAGCTCAAGCTACCAAACGCGTCCCTACACTTTCGTTCCTGTAATTGTGAATTTCTATGTGTCCATATCTTATACTGTTGTGCAATTTTTTGTGTGTCTTACGCATATCCATTATGAAAATCTTGGCACAGCCACCGCTAGGTAAAGAGAGGCCAAAATTCTGGCAAGTTTGCAACTGTGACCCCTTTAATTCAGATTGACGGGGATTCATCTCGTGCGCATGAAGGGGACGTGCGAACCGCAAGGTAGAGCATACTACTACACTGTTCCCTATCACGTCACCGCCCTCTCACTAAATGATTAGTCCGCGTCTTGAAACCAATCATTAGCACGGCACGTCCGTTTCGGTGCAGCGAGCAAGTCCAAAAGCCCAGGACCAACAGCTGAGGTCCCGATTTGGAAAGGTCCCACTTCTCCGTTCGTGCTCGACACGACCAACAACAACAAGCTGTTGCTACTGAAGTGAACTGGCAATGCTTACTTGCTTGCTTGCATAGGTTCATGTACAAGTGAAGTGCAGAGTACACCTAAGTACAACATTAATTACTAAGCCCTGGCTAGTCAACAAATTATTGAGTCACTAATTACTAGCACCTGCATTCCCTAATTTTACAACTGCTCGCTACATCTGAACTGAACCCAAAATTTGGCGCGCATCTGTTAGCTCAGGCAGAGTAGTCCGAGACGACGGCGAACGAGTCGCCTGTCGAGTGCGCGCCGCCCCGCGCCGGCGACAGCATCGGCGCGGCCGAGGCGGCAGGCAGCGCCGCTGCGGGCGGCGGCTTCGCGTCGTCGGCCACGGCGGGGCGCCTGATCTCCTCGAGCAGCGCCACCACGTCCTTCATCGCCGGCCGGTCGTCGGCGCGGTGGGACACGCACAGCACGGCCACGGCCAGCACCTGCCGCATCTCGTGCGCGTCCGCCTCGCCGGCGCTGCCCCTGAGCCGCGCGTCCAGGAGCTCGTCGtgcccgcctcctcctccgcgccgCGCCTGCTGCTCCCGCACCCACTGCACCAGGTGCGCGCCGCCCGGCACCGTCGGGTCCAGCGGGTGCCGCCCCGTCAGGATCTCCAGCAGCACCACCCCGAAGCTGTACACGTCGCTCTTCTCGCTGATCCGCTGCATCGACGCGTACTCTGCACGATCGATCAAACAAAATGTCAGAACAAAAATGTTCAAAATGAACAGTAATCAAGTGTGTCAAACGTGCAAGGAAATTCAGTTTCGGACCTGGCGCCATGTAGCCGTAGGAGCCGGCGATGGCCTGGGGCTTGGAGGAGTCGTCGAGCTTGCCCTGGCCGGAGGACAGCACGCGGGCGAGGCCGAAGTCGGCGAGGTACGCCTCGTAGGCCGGGCCGAGCAGCACGTTCATGGACTTGATGTCCCCGTGCAGGATGGCCGGCACGCAGTCGTGGTGGAGGTACGCCACGGCGTGCGCCACGCCCAGCGCCACGTCGTAGCGCGCGCCCCAGTCCGCCGCGGGTGCGCCCTTGGagacgccggcgccggcgccgtggAGGAGCCCGCTCAGGCTGCCGTTGGGCAGGTAGCTGTAGAACAGCAGCCGggtgctgctgccgccgttggcCGCCCACCCGAGCAGCCGCACGATGTTGCGGTGCCGGATGGATCCCAGCGCCGCGATCTCGCTGCGGAAGGCCACGCCGGCCGTCGCCTCGTCCGGCGACCACATCTTCTTCACCGCGATCGTGTAGCCGTTCGGGGTGTCCACCCTGTACACCACGCCGGAGCTCCCCGTGCCGATCACGTTCGCGGACGTCAGCCCGCGGAGCACGTCATCCATGGAGATGTCCAGCTTTTGGTACAGCGTGATCTCCCACGTGCCGTGGCCGCCGTGCACGGAGGGGCTGCAGCCGCCTCTGCCGCGGCGCGCGCGGGCGAGCATGTAGGTGGCGGCCACGAGGAACGCCGCGCTGACAACGGCGAGCACGGACATGGCTATCTTGAGCGTCGTGATGGCCCCGCGTCGGGAGGACTCGTCCGAGCCATCGCCGACCACGAGGTGGCGGTTGCCGGCGAGGTCGCTGAGCGGAAGCTTCTGGAAGAAGGGGGTGTTTggcagctcgccggagaaggcgtTGAACGATATGTTGAGCGTGACGAGGTTCTGCAGCGCCGCCAGCGGATCGAGGCTCCCGGACAGCTGGTTGTGCGACAGGTCGAGGTTGCCGAGCTTCTCAAGCCCCGCGAACTGCGCCGGGATCTCTCCGGAGAGACGGTTGCAGCTGAGGTTAAGCGAAATCTCCAACGACTGGAGCGCGCCGAGCTCCGCGGGGATGCCGCCGGAGAAAGCGTTGTCCCCGAGGTCCAGCAGCTGGAGCTTCTCGCAAGACCCGAGCTCAGGCGGGATGCCGCCGGTCAGCCGGTTCTTCCCCAAGTAAAGCTTCGTCAGCTCTGGCATCAGCGCGAGGCTGGACCTCAGCTGCCCGGAGAGCTGGTTATCAGAGACATCGACAAGCTGGAGACTGCGCGGCAGCGCGTCAGGCAATGCGCCGGACAGAGCATTGGAGTGCAGATCGAGGAACTGAAGGCTGCCGCACCCGGCAATGGCCGTGGGCACCGGGCCGACGAGGTGGTTGCCGCTCATGTCGAGGAAATTGAGGTTCTTCAGGTTGCCGATCTCGGCGGGGATCGTGCCGGAGAGCCGGTTGTCGTTGAGCCGGAATCGGTAGAGGTTGGTGCAGTTGCCGATGTCTGGTGGCACGACGCCGGAGAGCTCGTTGCTGAGCAGCAGCAGCTTGGTCATGTTCTGAAGAGCGAACAGTTCCTTCGGGATGGGGCCGGTGAGGTTATTGTACGACAGGTCCACCGACTGGAGGCTGGCGCACTCCGCAAGGTTCGCTGGCACGCCGCCGGTGAGGCTGTTCTTCCACGCGTAGAACAGCGTGAGGTTGCGGAGCTTCGGGAAGTCGACGCGGATATCGCCGGAGAGCGCGTTGTTGTCGACCTCGATGTCCGTCAGCGACGTGCAGTTGGAGAGCTCCTGTGGGATGGTGCCGGTGAGCCGGTTCGTGCTCAGCTGCAGCTGTTGGAGGTTCGGCAGCTGGCCGAAGGTCGCCGGAATGCTGCCGGTGAGAGAATTCAGCGAGAGGTCGATGAGGGTGAGCTCCTCGCACTGGCCGAGCTCCGGCGGGATGGCGCCGACGAGCTGGTTCTGCCAGAGCAGCAGCGACTGCAGCTTCCGGAGCCGGCCGATAGATGCCGGTATCGAACCGGAGAGGGAATTTTG encodes:
- the LOC127302002 gene encoding uncharacterized protein, translated to MPPRFCAGAPRLALLVSFACAVLLIAPCQCVNEHGQALLEWRRSLRPTGGALDSWKASDGSPCRWFGVSCDARGNVVGLSVTGVDLQGPLPANLQPLASSLTTLVLSGTNLTGAIPPEIGGYGALATLDLSKNQLTGAIPPELCRLAKLETLALNSNSLRGAIPDDIGDLASLTHLTLFDNELSGTIPGSIGRLKKLQVLRAGGNQALKGPLPKEIGGCANLTMLGLAETGMSGSLPETIGQLKKIQTIAIYTTLLSGSIPESIGNCTELTSIYLYQNSLSGSIPASIGRLRKLQSLLLWQNQLVGAIPPELGQCEELTLIDLSLNSLTGSIPATFGQLPNLQQLQLSTNRLTGTIPQELSNCTSLTDIEVDNNALSGDIRVDFPKLRNLTLFYAWKNSLTGGVPANLAECASLQSVDLSYNNLTGPIPKELFALQNMTKLLLLSNELSGVVPPDIGNCTNLYRFRLNDNRLSGTIPAEIGNLKNLNFLDMSGNHLVGPVPTAIAGCGSLQFLDLHSNALSGALPDALPRSLQLVDVSDNQLSGQLRSSLALMPELTKLYLGKNRLTGGIPPELGSCEKLQLLDLGDNAFSGGIPAELGALQSLEISLNLSCNRLSGEIPAQFAGLEKLGNLDLSHNQLSGSLDPLAALQNLVTLNISFNAFSGELPNTPFFQKLPLSDLAGNRHLVVGDGSDESSRRGAITTLKIAMSVLAVVSAAFLVAATYMLARARRGRGGCSPSVHGGHGTWEITLYQKLDISMDDVLRGLTSANVIGTGSSGVVYRVDTPNGYTIAVKKMWSPDEATAGVAFRSEIAALGSIRHRNIVRLLGWAANGGSSTRLLFYSYLPNGSLSGLLHGAGAGVSKGAPAADWGARYDVALGVAHAVAYLHHDCVPAILHGDIKSMNVLLGPAYEAYLADFGLARVLSSGQGKLDDSSKPQAIAGSYGYMAPEYASMQRISEKSDVYSFGVVLLEILTGRHPLDPTVPGGAHLVQWVREQQARRGGGGGHDELLDARLRGSAGEADAHEMRQVLAVAVLCVSHRADDRPAMKDVVALLEEIRRPAVADDAKPPPAAALPAASAAPMLSPARGGAHSTGDSFAVVSDYSA